From a region of the Neobacillus niacini genome:
- a CDS encoding FdhF/YdeP family oxidoreductase: protein MGKTLHPGPQKKAKMPAPEHWVSPIPFGLGKIKPKHIRDTMKIAWDNRDNIGYAADIITKGVCDGCALGVSGLYDQTLEGPHVCTTRMNVLRLNTMPAIKPEILHADIDELRKYDSTELRKLGRIPYPMIRRKGERKFSRIEWDEAMDLIADKMKRLNPKQYSFYLTARGITNESYYVAAKVARFLGTNHIDNASRICHAPSKTALKRSIGVGASTSNYLDWIGTDVLLFWGSVASNSSPVSSKYMLEAKKKGTKIIVVNPYREPAMDKYWIPSNPESALFGTKIADDFYQVNIGGDIAFMHGIMKHWFSMEEKVCGSAINHEFVQEHVNGYEELKSKVQEQSWEEIIESSGVSKERIIELAEVLANSKNAVYAWALGLTMHSFATDNISQVANLALLRGHLGRKHAGLMPFRGHSSVQGSGEMGADPFVLPGGGWDAKNVERIEQIWGFELPKWQGDIVGVTLENIVLPEDHERKVKLYYLSGGNFLETMPDPDFIEYALSELEIRVHQDIILNTSTLVDAKEAVIVLPAKTRYEQEDGGTSTSTERMVYFSPEIQGNKNKIEEARAEWKIYIDLAKRVKPETAHLVDFADGFEIREEIAKANTDYEGIQHLKKQGDVFQWGGAWLCEDGICPTPDGRGSLIPVDIPDLNKKPEQFIVTSRRGKQFNSMVYKEIDPLNGAGRYDVLMSPVDGQKLSIAEGEGIVVYNGFGVFQGTAKFVDIAPGNIEVHFPEGNFLLPRGRYEKYAGIPDYNITVNVEKAERYNARKDTQYVEKPIADLETEVS from the coding sequence ATGGGAAAAACATTACATCCAGGACCACAAAAGAAAGCAAAAATGCCTGCTCCTGAACATTGGGTAAGTCCAATTCCGTTTGGATTAGGAAAAATTAAGCCAAAACATATTCGTGATACGATGAAAATCGCATGGGATAATCGAGATAATATAGGCTATGCAGCAGACATTATTACGAAAGGTGTTTGTGACGGCTGTGCACTTGGTGTATCTGGTTTATATGATCAGACATTGGAAGGACCGCATGTTTGTACGACACGTATGAATGTTTTAAGGCTAAATACGATGCCTGCCATTAAGCCGGAAATTCTTCATGCCGATATAGATGAATTAAGAAAGTATGATAGCACGGAACTCCGAAAACTCGGCCGTATTCCTTATCCGATGATTCGCAGAAAAGGAGAACGAAAATTTTCTAGGATTGAATGGGATGAGGCTATGGATTTAATAGCTGACAAAATGAAAAGGTTGAATCCAAAGCAATATTCGTTTTATCTAACTGCTCGTGGAATTACCAATGAAAGCTATTATGTTGCTGCAAAAGTAGCACGTTTTCTTGGTACAAATCACATAGATAACGCTTCAAGAATTTGTCATGCTCCAAGTAAGACAGCTTTAAAACGCTCGATTGGAGTAGGGGCTTCGACATCGAATTATTTGGATTGGATCGGAACTGATGTCTTATTGTTTTGGGGGAGTGTCGCTTCAAACTCTTCACCTGTATCTTCAAAATACATGCTTGAAGCAAAGAAAAAGGGAACCAAAATTATCGTTGTCAACCCATACCGTGAGCCGGCAATGGATAAATATTGGATTCCTTCTAATCCTGAGTCTGCCTTATTCGGAACGAAAATTGCCGATGATTTCTACCAAGTCAATATTGGCGGAGATATTGCCTTTATGCATGGAATTATGAAGCATTGGTTTTCGATGGAAGAAAAAGTATGTGGTTCAGCGATCAACCATGAGTTTGTTCAAGAACATGTGAACGGATATGAAGAATTAAAGAGTAAAGTACAGGAACAAAGCTGGGAAGAAATTATAGAATCTTCAGGTGTATCAAAAGAACGGATTATTGAATTAGCTGAAGTTTTAGCAAACAGTAAAAACGCTGTTTATGCGTGGGCGCTTGGACTAACGATGCACTCCTTTGCAACAGATAACATCTCGCAAGTGGCAAATCTGGCACTGCTTCGCGGCCACCTAGGACGTAAACACGCTGGCCTTATGCCATTCCGTGGACACTCCAGTGTTCAGGGAAGCGGTGAAATGGGAGCAGATCCATTCGTGCTGCCTGGCGGCGGCTGGGATGCGAAGAATGTAGAAAGAATCGAGCAAATTTGGGGATTTGAGCTTCCAAAATGGCAGGGCGATATCGTTGGGGTGACCTTGGAAAACATCGTGCTACCAGAAGACCATGAACGGAAAGTGAAGCTTTATTACTTATCTGGCGGTAACTTTTTAGAAACGATGCCGGACCCAGATTTCATTGAATATGCGTTATCAGAGCTCGAAATTCGTGTCCATCAAGATATTATTTTAAATACCTCCACACTTGTCGATGCAAAAGAAGCAGTCATCGTACTGCCTGCAAAAACACGTTATGAGCAAGAGGACGGCGGGACAAGCACATCGACAGAGCGGATGGTGTACTTCTCACCTGAAATTCAAGGTAACAAAAACAAAATTGAAGAAGCACGCGCTGAATGGAAGATCTACATCGACCTTGCAAAGCGTGTAAAACCAGAAACAGCTCACTTAGTTGATTTTGCAGATGGTTTTGAGATTCGAGAGGAGATTGCGAAAGCAAATACTGATTATGAAGGCATCCAGCACTTGAAGAAGCAAGGGGATGTATTCCAGTGGGGTGGAGCATGGCTATGTGAAGATGGTATTTGTCCAACTCCGGATGGAAGAGGAAGCTTAATTCCCGTAGATATTCCTGATTTAAATAAAAAGCCAGAACAGTTCATCGTCACCTCTCGTCGAGGCAAACAGTTCAACTCAATGGTATATAAAGAGATTGATCCTTTAAACGGGGCAGGACGCTATGATGTATTGATGAGTCCTGTTGATGGGCAAAAATTAAGTATCGCTGAAGGCGAAGGGATCGTTGTCTATAACGGATTTGGTGTCTTCCAAGGGACGGCAAAGTTCGTTGATATTGCACCTGGGAATATAGAAGTTCACTTTCCAGAAGGGAACTTCCTACTGCCACGTGGCAGATACGAGAAATATGCAGGGATCCCAGATTACAACATTACTGTAAATGTTGAAAAAGCGGAGCGGTATAACGCTCGGAAAGATACGCAATATGTAGAAAAGCCAATTGCAGATCTTGAAACAGAGGTTAGCTAA
- the fdhD gene encoding formate dehydrogenase accessory sulfurtransferase FdhD, translating into MLKEITTSQNIVRYNGQSFIEEEDEIAVETALTIILDGDEFATMVCTPSELQELVIGFLASEGVIRFYQDIKSLHIDEEKGFAYVELVNKHNIQKNLHSKRFIGSCCGKGRQFYFHNDMKTAKTVMTKLTVTPEQCRDLMKKMQESSSHFQQTGGVHNAALCTSDGIVISRTDIGRHNALDKLFGYCIMNRIPLKDKIIAFSGRISSEVLLKAAKIGVGIILSKSAPTNLAINLAEELGITAVGFIRGNGFNVYTHQQRIQGIEYDRSSEVL; encoded by the coding sequence TTGTTAAAGGAGATTACAACTTCTCAAAACATTGTCAGATATAATGGACAAAGCTTTATCGAAGAAGAGGATGAGATTGCTGTTGAAACAGCCTTAACGATTATTTTAGATGGTGACGAGTTTGCCACCATGGTTTGTACTCCTTCTGAACTGCAGGAATTGGTAATCGGTTTTCTAGCTTCCGAGGGTGTGATACGCTTTTATCAAGACATCAAATCTCTCCACATAGATGAAGAAAAGGGATTCGCATATGTTGAACTTGTGAATAAACACAATATCCAAAAAAATTTGCACTCCAAGCGTTTTATTGGTTCCTGCTGCGGAAAAGGGCGACAATTTTACTTTCATAATGACATGAAAACCGCAAAGACCGTGATGACGAAATTGACCGTTACACCGGAACAATGCCGTGATCTGATGAAGAAGATGCAGGAAAGCTCCTCTCATTTTCAACAAACAGGCGGTGTTCATAATGCGGCATTATGCACCAGTGACGGAATCGTTATCTCAAGAACCGATATCGGCCGCCATAATGCCCTAGATAAACTATTTGGTTATTGTATTATGAATCGTATTCCATTAAAGGATAAAATTATTGCCTTTAGTGGTCGAATTTCATCAGAGGTGTTACTAAAGGCTGCTAAGATCGGTGTCGGAATTATCCTGTCCAAATCGGCTCCTACCAACCTAGCGATAAATCTAGCAGAGGAACTTGGAATCACGGCCGTTGGTTTTATACGAGGTAACGGATTCAATGTATATACCCATCAGCAACGGATACAAGGAATTGAATATGATCGTTCATCAGAGGTGTTATAA
- a CDS encoding YjcZ family sporulation protein, producing MGWFGSNGYGYGGGYNGSSFVLIVVLFILLIIVGASFM from the coding sequence ATGGGTTGGTTTGGATCCAATGGTTATGGTTACGGAGGTGGCTATAACGGCAGTAGCTTTGTATTAATCGTAGTATTGTTCATACTTCTTATCATTGTCGGAGCTTCATTCATGTAA
- a CDS encoding nitroreductase family protein: MSNFQTIEKIEQQMFLDVIRERRSVRAYDPSVQISREEMTEILELATLAPSSSNLQPWRFLVIDKPELKEKLLPIAFNQQQVVEASAVIAVLGDVESYKKAEKIYGQAVEAGFMPVDTAKSFIERTVGMYSSLSPEVARQIVFTDGGLISMQLMLVARSKGYDTVPMGGYDKAKFVEAFGISEQFVPVMLIAIGKAMKPGHPTTRLPIEDIAFFNEMPSVEE, encoded by the coding sequence ATGTCAAACTTTCAAACTATAGAAAAGATTGAACAGCAAATGTTCTTAGATGTTATTCGTGAACGACGATCTGTTCGTGCATACGATCCAAGCGTACAGATTTCACGTGAAGAAATGACTGAAATACTTGAACTGGCAACGTTGGCACCTTCGTCTTCGAACCTGCAGCCATGGCGGTTTCTAGTCATCGATAAACCGGAGTTAAAGGAAAAGCTTTTGCCCATCGCATTTAACCAGCAACAAGTAGTCGAAGCGTCTGCCGTGATTGCGGTACTTGGCGATGTGGAAAGCTACAAGAAAGCCGAAAAAATTTATGGACAGGCTGTGGAGGCAGGATTTATGCCTGTAGATACGGCTAAATCCTTCATCGAACGAACTGTTGGCATGTACTCAAGCTTATCTCCTGAAGTGGCTCGCCAGATTGTATTTACCGATGGGGGCCTCATCTCGATGCAGCTCATGCTTGTTGCACGTTCCAAGGGGTACGACACTGTACCAATGGGAGGATACGATAAAGCGAAGTTCGTTGAGGCGTTTGGAATTTCCGAACAGTTTGTGCCGGTTATGCTCATTGCGATCGGAAAAGCAATGAAGCCAGGACATCCTACTACACGTCTTCCGATTGAGGATATAGCGTTCTTTAACGAAATGCCATCGGTTGAAGAGTAA
- a CDS encoding YjcZ family sporulation protein codes for MSNGYGNGSTFTLIVVLFILLIIVGASFVN; via the coding sequence ATGTCAAATGGATATGGGAATGGATCTACTTTTACATTAATCGTGGTTCTTTTCATCCTTTTAATTATTGTTGGTGCATCCTTCGTAAACTAA
- a CDS encoding NUDIX hydrolase, translated as MEPKWLDWAKQLQSIAQAGLTYSKDVFDLERFELIRNISVDILAHYTDMDRPVIKDLFASETGYATPKVDIRAVVFKDDKILMVRENSDGNWALPGGWADIGHTPSEVAVKEVKEEAGYTVKPIRIIAVTDKKCHPHPPSAYHVYKIFIQCEIIGGQQAFGIETSEVKFFAENELPSLSTARNTKTQIELAFNYLKEPHKAVYFD; from the coding sequence TTGGAACCGAAATGGCTGGATTGGGCGAAACAGCTTCAATCCATTGCACAGGCGGGATTAACGTATTCAAAAGATGTTTTTGACTTGGAGAGATTTGAATTAATAAGAAATATTAGTGTTGACATTTTAGCGCATTACACAGACATGGACAGGCCAGTAATCAAAGATTTATTTGCAAGTGAAACTGGTTATGCAACTCCTAAGGTGGATATTAGGGCCGTTGTCTTTAAGGATGATAAAATTCTGATGGTCCGTGAAAATAGCGATGGGAATTGGGCATTACCTGGCGGCTGGGCTGACATAGGACATACCCCAAGTGAGGTCGCTGTTAAGGAAGTAAAAGAAGAAGCGGGATATACTGTGAAACCGATCAGAATAATAGCGGTGACCGATAAAAAGTGCCACCCACACCCTCCGTCTGCTTATCATGTTTATAAAATATTTATACAATGTGAAATAATTGGCGGGCAGCAAGCTTTTGGAATTGAGACAAGTGAAGTGAAGTTCTTTGCTGAAAACGAACTTCCATCTCTGTCTACGGCTCGGAATACGAAAACACAAATTGAGTTAGCTTTTAATTACTTAAAAGAACCCCATAAAGCCGTTTATTTTGATTAA
- a CDS encoding DinB family protein, protein MVHAKDVLSDQLLANANDPSWYLPFSDSVERLSEEQAFWRPNEESHSIVEIVQHLLYWNQTWQTRYQKSHVNAVPSIGNNNNSFIIPENHTFANLKKQLLEVLLHWQELISEEKIESEVNGFPGHVKWWEVLGNVSTHNAYHIGQIIYIRKLQSSWKIDSGEDE, encoded by the coding sequence ATGGTACATGCAAAGGATGTTTTATCGGATCAGTTGTTGGCAAATGCGAATGACCCTAGTTGGTACCTGCCATTTTCAGATTCAGTAGAAAGATTGTCAGAGGAGCAAGCATTTTGGAGGCCAAACGAAGAAAGTCATAGTATTGTTGAAATCGTGCAGCATCTACTATATTGGAATCAAACTTGGCAAACAAGGTACCAAAAATCTCACGTTAATGCTGTGCCTTCAATAGGAAATAATAATAACAGCTTTATTATTCCTGAAAATCATACATTTGCTAACTTAAAAAAACAACTATTAGAGGTGCTTTTACATTGGCAAGAGTTAATATCTGAAGAAAAAATTGAGAGTGAAGTTAATGGCTTCCCTGGACACGTGAAATGGTGGGAGGTACTAGGAAATGTTTCAACTCATAACGCATATCACATTGGTCAGATCATTTATATCAGGAAGTTGCAAAGTAGCTGGAAAATAGATTCTGGAGAAGATGAATAA
- a CDS encoding DUF2294 domain-containing protein, translating into MNKYEAEFSNIVRAYRKRHMGKGPSQVRTTFCKCWAISELEGNLSPIEKFIATADDGKQMLRAARTEMVKEIYKKNHPVEMEELLGANFLHVFVDIDIEEDRGMSIFVFDQDIEKKFTEL; encoded by the coding sequence GTGAATAAATATGAAGCAGAATTTAGTAATATTGTTCGCGCGTATCGAAAACGCCATATGGGAAAAGGCCCAAGTCAAGTGAGAACAACCTTTTGTAAGTGCTGGGCAATTTCTGAATTAGAAGGAAATTTATCACCGATTGAAAAATTTATTGCAACAGCAGATGATGGAAAACAAATGCTCCGTGCTGCTAGAACGGAAATGGTCAAAGAGATTTATAAGAAAAACCATCCTGTTGAAATGGAGGAACTGTTAGGTGCTAACTTCCTTCATGTATTTGTCGATATTGATATTGAAGAGGACAGAGGGATGTCGATCTTCGTTTTTGATCAAGATATTGAAAAAAAGTTTACAGAATTGTAA
- the mraY gene encoding phospho-N-acetylmuramoyl-pentapeptide-transferase, producing the protein MSDQIIPALIAFVVVSILSPLLIAVLRKLRLIQPIRKELPSDHQLKKGTPLMFGIILFVGIIVSILFSPTPLMYFLSITYILFSFVGFLDDFWKASRQDPGGVSGKTKLIFQFIFTGTLLFYVINELGVDTSINIYKNISLDLPMVLYVIVITLFVVGSANAINFTDGLDGLLGVVAIPSYFFFFMVSDRSEVQIFCLIMIGCLLGFLIYNIYPAKAFMGDTGSLAIGGSLSFLAVIEKVEILIPILFFIYFAEQLSVILQVSSFKLTHKRIFRMTPIHYHFCLKYGWSETTIVTVFGFISWLCAFICLAYWRFLLNP; encoded by the coding sequence ATGAGTGATCAAATAATCCCAGCGTTAATTGCTTTTGTTGTTGTTTCAATTTTATCTCCACTATTAATTGCTGTTTTGAGAAAACTTAGGCTCATTCAACCGATAAGAAAAGAACTTCCTTCAGATCATCAGTTAAAAAAAGGCACTCCGTTAATGTTTGGAATTATTCTGTTTGTAGGAATTATCGTATCAATCCTTTTTTCACCTACTCCATTAATGTATTTCTTGTCTATTACCTACATTCTTTTTAGTTTTGTTGGGTTTTTGGATGATTTTTGGAAAGCTTCCCGTCAAGATCCAGGAGGGGTATCGGGTAAGACCAAACTTATTTTTCAATTTATTTTTACTGGTACTTTGCTTTTTTATGTGATCAACGAACTAGGCGTAGACACCAGCATTAATATTTATAAAAATATTTCCTTGGATCTTCCAATGGTGTTATATGTCATTGTTATCACCTTATTTGTCGTAGGTTCTGCAAATGCCATAAATTTCACGGATGGTTTAGACGGTCTTTTAGGAGTTGTTGCAATCCCTTCATACTTTTTCTTTTTTATGGTTTCAGATAGATCAGAGGTGCAAATATTTTGTTTAATTATGATTGGATGTTTACTCGGCTTTCTCATTTATAATATATATCCTGCCAAAGCTTTTATGGGGGATACGGGATCATTAGCTATAGGGGGATCACTTTCCTTTCTTGCTGTTATTGAGAAAGTTGAAATTTTAATTCCCATTTTGTTCTTTATATATTTTGCTGAACAACTTTCGGTTATTTTACAAGTTTCGTCATTTAAACTTACTCATAAGCGTATTTTCAGAATGACACCGATTCATTATCACTTTTGCTTAAAATATGGGTGGTCCGAAACTACAATTGTCACGGTTTTTGGATTTATTTCTTGGCTTTGTGCTTTTATCTGTTTAGCTTATTGGAGATTTCTTCTAAATCCATAA
- a CDS encoding MDR family MFS transporter: MNNHNESKPNGGTFGSKGNFLLVLIMILGVFVAILNETLLNVALSKIMDDIGIAPSMAQWLSTGYLLVIGVLIPVTAYLIQRFTTRTLFLAAMGLFTVGTFVAAIAPGFAVLLTGRVLQAAGTGLLFPLLTNVVFAMVPIEKRGSAMGTIGIVITFAPAIGPTLSGIVVEHFSWRVLFYGVLPIALLVMLFAYFRLKNVTETTNPKIDPLSLLLSTIGFGGIVYGFSSSGEGHGGWSSNEVIISIAIGVASLVLFTWRQLTIAQPLLDLRTFKYNIFRMSTVIMMIVMMAMFSAMMLLPIFLQNALGYSPLEAGLVMLPGGIVMGIMSPITGRLFDKFGAKLLALVGLGLVANTLLQFAFITLSTSYSKIMIFNTLLMLGISMVMMPVMTNALNVLPPHLYPHGTAIISTLQQVAGAVGTALLVSIMTSTSSRYMENTLTTNDGAALQNLAMIAGMKNSFLLAFGLVSIAWIASFFIKRSLPQEKELKIKEGTVN; encoded by the coding sequence TTGAACAATCATAACGAATCAAAACCAAACGGAGGGACATTTGGGAGTAAAGGCAACTTTTTATTAGTCCTAATAATGATTTTAGGTGTATTTGTAGCCATTTTGAATGAAACGCTTCTTAACGTGGCCTTGTCAAAAATCATGGATGACATTGGGATCGCGCCAAGTATGGCGCAATGGTTGTCAACTGGATATCTCCTAGTCATAGGTGTACTTATACCAGTCACTGCTTATTTAATTCAGCGGTTCACGACAAGAACTTTATTCCTTGCGGCTATGGGACTGTTTACGGTGGGTACATTTGTAGCTGCGATCGCCCCTGGGTTCGCTGTTCTTTTAACCGGGAGGGTGCTTCAAGCGGCGGGAACCGGCCTGCTTTTTCCGTTACTAACTAATGTAGTATTCGCCATGGTTCCAATAGAAAAAAGAGGATCGGCAATGGGGACGATTGGAATTGTCATTACATTTGCTCCGGCGATTGGACCCACACTTTCAGGCATCGTTGTCGAGCACTTTAGTTGGCGTGTTCTCTTTTACGGTGTACTGCCAATCGCACTGTTAGTTATGCTCTTTGCATATTTTAGGCTCAAAAATGTTACCGAGACCACGAATCCGAAGATTGATCCGCTATCACTTCTTCTTTCAACAATTGGTTTTGGGGGGATTGTGTACGGCTTCAGTAGTTCTGGTGAAGGTCATGGGGGATGGTCGAGCAATGAAGTCATTATTTCAATTGCAATCGGCGTTGCTTCTCTAGTACTGTTTACATGGAGGCAATTGACAATTGCACAACCGTTGCTAGATTTAAGAACATTTAAATACAACATTTTTAGGATGTCGACTGTGATTATGATGATCGTTATGATGGCGATGTTCTCTGCGATGATGTTGTTGCCGATCTTTCTCCAAAATGCGTTAGGTTACAGTCCGTTGGAGGCAGGTTTGGTTATGCTGCCAGGTGGCATTGTCATGGGGATTATGTCGCCGATAACAGGCAGATTATTTGATAAATTTGGTGCCAAGCTGCTTGCGCTCGTTGGATTAGGATTGGTTGCAAATACACTTTTACAATTTGCATTTATCACATTGTCAACCTCGTATAGCAAGATTATGATTTTTAATACGCTATTGATGTTGGGGATTTCGATGGTCATGATGCCGGTTATGACCAATGCATTGAATGTACTGCCACCTCATTTATACCCGCACGGTACGGCCATAATCAGCACACTTCAGCAGGTGGCAGGCGCTGTCGGGACAGCACTGTTGGTGTCCATCATGACGAGTACCTCAAGTCGTTATATGGAAAATACATTGACTACAAATGATGGGGCTGCACTACAAAATCTAGCGATGATTGCTGGTATGAAAAACTCGTTCCTACTTGCATTTGGGCTTGTATCCATCGCTTGGATCGCCTCATTTTTTATTAAACGGTCCCTTCCTCAAGAAAAGGAATTGAAGATCAAAGAAGGTACTGTGAACTAA
- a CDS encoding Nif3-like dinuclear metal center hexameric protein, which produces MTELKELVSKLDIEFDIKAFGKDPSFSRFIPNAYDPLRFDWKTAFEKEFVGLFNGLMLKGASIVKRVFLAVFPTDYVLERFLEEGNEGDLLFMHHPLFMECGDPKGKWGQGFLPIKEKYIRQVKKKKLSIYTCHIPMDCHEKLGTNVAIARALKAEIIERELLNEINNDFLLVCNIEKTNTDELISTLKDIFEVPYVDFEGKNLNGIQRIAIVAGCGDKVDWMKEAERNGVQAYITGEVHCHIDNDYGKRRYKEMIEYAAKTSMSLIGVSHSASEYIVHKTLMKDWFENNFDIKTVLIPQEKWWL; this is translated from the coding sequence TTGACAGAACTTAAAGAATTAGTTAGTAAATTAGACATCGAATTCGATATAAAAGCATTTGGAAAAGATCCTTCATTTAGTCGATTTATACCTAATGCATATGACCCTTTACGATTTGATTGGAAAACTGCTTTTGAAAAGGAATTTGTTGGACTTTTTAATGGACTAATGTTAAAAGGTGCTTCAATAGTGAAAAGAGTTTTTTTGGCTGTTTTTCCAACTGATTATGTATTGGAAAGGTTTCTAGAAGAAGGTAACGAGGGAGATTTATTGTTTATGCATCATCCCTTGTTTATGGAATGTGGAGACCCTAAAGGTAAATGGGGACAAGGATTTCTTCCCATTAAAGAAAAATACATTAGGCAAGTGAAAAAGAAAAAACTATCTATATACACCTGTCACATACCTATGGATTGTCATGAAAAATTAGGCACGAATGTTGCGATTGCAAGAGCATTAAAAGCTGAAATTATTGAGAGAGAATTATTAAATGAAATTAATAATGATTTTTTACTAGTATGTAATATTGAAAAAACAAACACTGATGAATTAATTTCAACATTGAAAGATATTTTTGAAGTTCCCTATGTTGATTTTGAAGGTAAAAATTTAAATGGAATTCAAAGGATAGCAATTGTTGCTGGTTGTGGAGATAAAGTTGATTGGATGAAGGAAGCAGAAAGAAATGGCGTTCAAGCATATATTACAGGTGAAGTCCATTGCCATATTGATAACGATTATGGAAAACGAAGATATAAAGAAATGATAGAGTATGCAGCAAAAACATCAATGTCGCTTATAGGTGTTTCCCACTCTGCTTCAGAATATATTGTACATAAAACTTTGATGAAAGATTGGTTTGAAAATAACTTTGACATTAAAACGGTTTTAATTCCACAGGAAAAATGGTGGTTATAA
- a CDS encoding YitT family protein, translating into MYRIKTLDKVILIFQKLTATIIGSLLLGIGVNGFLVPNHLIDGGILGIALILHYFFHFQTGITMVALSVPICIFASLNERGYFFSSLQGLLISSLSIDLLSPLRNQFFVSQLCSALVGGVIIGTGIGLMLRYKTSTGGTDLIAKIISGKFSLNLALVIIILDGLIVFAGFTVLELDSFFYSCLAITTVGVTTFLIGELI; encoded by the coding sequence ATGTATAGAATAAAAACATTGGACAAGGTGATACTTATTTTTCAGAAATTAACGGCTACGATCATTGGCAGCTTATTATTAGGAATAGGGGTAAATGGGTTTCTTGTGCCTAATCATTTAATTGATGGTGGAATTCTTGGAATTGCATTAATACTTCATTACTTCTTTCATTTTCAGACAGGAATAACAATGGTAGCTTTGAGTGTCCCAATCTGTATATTCGCTTCATTGAATGAAAGAGGCTATTTTTTTAGCAGTTTACAAGGATTGTTAATCTCTTCTTTGTCTATCGATTTGCTTTCACCCTTACGTAATCAATTCTTCGTATCCCAACTTTGCAGTGCATTAGTTGGAGGGGTCATCATTGGAACGGGCATTGGTTTAATGCTCCGATATAAGACGAGCACAGGTGGAACGGACTTAATTGCCAAAATCATTTCTGGAAAGTTTTCCTTAAATTTAGCGCTTGTTATTATTATCCTTGATGGACTTATTGTTTTTGCAGGTTTTACTGTCCTGGAATTAGACAGTTTCTTTTATTCATGCTTGGCTATTACAACTGTTGGAGTAACAACTTTTTTGATTGGGGAATTAATTTGA
- a CDS encoding peptidoglycan recognition family protein: MNEEPGWIKDINLSFKEPLVALKDVMYIIVHHTEEIGWDINKTHRFHQECRGWSGIGYNFFIEENGEIIKGRGYHVGAHAYSYNQKSIGICLAGNFDIHTPSIEQLKSLSKLCIFFLKQYNLSTTQILGHRELKGIGKSCPGKNFNMGKFRESIKKQLPKYKGNK; the protein is encoded by the coding sequence ATGAATGAAGAACCGGGATGGATTAAAGATATTAATTTATCATTTAAAGAACCGCTTGTTGCTTTAAAAGATGTCATGTACATCATTGTACATCATACAGAAGAAATAGGTTGGGATATTAATAAGACACATAGATTTCATCAGGAATGTCGTGGATGGAGTGGAATAGGTTACAATTTTTTTATTGAGGAAAATGGTGAAATCATTAAAGGAAGAGGGTATCATGTTGGAGCACACGCCTATTCATATAATCAAAAATCAATTGGTATTTGTTTAGCTGGAAATTTTGATATTCATACTCCCTCAATAGAGCAGCTAAAATCATTGAGTAAACTCTGCATTTTCTTTTTGAAACAATATAATTTATCAACTACTCAGATTCTTGGACATCGTGAATTAAAAGGTATCGGAAAAAGTTGTCCAGGTAAAAACTTTAATATGGGCAAATTCAGAGAATCTATTAAGAAGCAGTTGCCAAAATATAAAGGTAATAAATAA
- a CDS encoding NUDIX domain-containing protein, with product MSYCDNIRKMIGNSPLIIVRPSVLIVNQVGEILLYRYIGDNWMIPGGILQLNESVEECIDRNIFQDIGLKLKKLSIFGVYSGNELINRVEETGDEYHNVAIGYLCTEYEGEINPDQNQVIEAKFFNLKHLPKEMDSFIRNKLVELRSQFEKEILK from the coding sequence ATGAGTTATTGTGATAATATCAGAAAAATGATTGGGAATTCTCCATTAATAATTGTAAGACCAAGTGTTTTAATCGTTAACCAAGTTGGGGAAATTTTATTGTACAGGTATATAGGTGATAACTGGATGATTCCAGGAGGTATTTTACAGTTAAATGAGTCAGTTGAGGAATGTATCGATAGAAATATATTCCAAGATATAGGACTGAAATTAAAAAAATTATCGATATTTGGTGTATATTCTGGTAATGAATTAATTAATCGTGTAGAGGAAACTGGCGATGAATATCACAACGTTGCAATTGGATACCTATGCACAGAATATGAAGGAGAAATAAATCCTGATCAAAATCAAGTAATTGAAGCTAAATTTTTTAATTTAAAACACCTGCCAAAGGAAATGGATTCTTTTATCAGGAACAAGCTAGTTGAATTAAGAAGTCAATTTGAAAAAGAAATTCTTAAATAA